From Tiliqua scincoides isolate rTilSci1 chromosome 2, rTilSci1.hap2, whole genome shotgun sequence, the proteins below share one genomic window:
- the MIP gene encoding lens fiber major intrinsic protein codes for MWEARSSSFWRAVFAEFFGTMIYVFFGLGASLRWVIGPLNVLQVALAFGLVAATMVQSLGHVSGAHINPAVTMAFLLGSQLSLFRAVFYMIAQVLGGVAGAAVLYGVTPPALRGNLALNTIHPSVNVGQATIVEIFLTLQFVLCIFATYDERRNGRMGSVALAVGFSLTLGHLFGMYYTGAGMNPARSFAPAAITRNFTNHWVYWVGPIIGGVMGGFLYDFVLFPRVRGVSERLSILRGDRPVETSAPPEPPGEPVELKTQAL; via the exons ATGTGGGAGGCACGCTCGTCCTCCTTCTGGAGGGCTGTCTTTGCTGAGTTCTTTGGCACCATGATCTATGTCTTCTTTGGCCTGGGGGCCTCACTACGCTGGGTCATTGGCCCCCTTAATGTTCTTCAGGTGGCTCTGGCCTTTGGTCTGGTGGCAGCCACCATGGTGCAGTCTCTAGGCCATGTGAGCGGTGCCCACATCAATCCAGCGGTCACCATGGCCTTCCTGCTGGGCTCACAGCTTTCCCTCTTCCGCGCTGTCTTCTACATGATTGCCCAGGTGCTAGGAGGAGTGGCCGGGGCAGCTGTGCTTTATGGAGTCACACCACCAGCGCTGCGGGGTAACCTGGCACTCAACACG ATACACCCCAGTGTAAATGTAGGCCAAGCTACCATCGTGGAAATCTTCCTGACTCTACAATTTGTCCTCTGCATCTTCGCTACCTATGACGAGAGGCGCAATGGGCGCATGGGATCTGTGGCACTGGCTGTGGGATTCTCACTCACCCTTGGACACCTCTTTGGG ATGTATTATACAGGAGCTGGCATGAACCCTGCTCGATCCTTTGCCCCTGCTGCCATCACTCGCAACTTCACCAACCACTGG GTGTATTGGGTCGGACCAATCATTGGTGGTGTGATGGGTGGCTTCCTGTATGACTTCGTCCTCTTTCCCAGGGTGCGTGGTGTCTCAGAGCGCCTGTCTATCCTCAGAGGTGACCGGCCGGTCGAAACTAGTGCACCTCCAGAGCCTCCTGGGGAACCTGTTGAGCTGAAGACGCAAGCACTATAA